The Rhodocytophaga rosea genome has a segment encoding these proteins:
- a CDS encoding TerB family tellurite resistance protein produces MIHDKYYFMPALLQTKKIKQEHFENLVAVAFIDGFLDEEETIFLTEKSEEFGLSEGEAEKIIRQAELLEFIIPKNRVDKEDQLADAVYMSMVNGQVHAKEYELCLQLAQRLGLEPKEVDHMIELITKLWNTPPTGL; encoded by the coding sequence TTGATTCACGATAAATATTATTTTATGCCTGCCTTATTGCAAACTAAGAAAATCAAGCAAGAACACTTTGAAAATCTGGTAGCTGTAGCTTTTATTGATGGCTTTTTGGATGAAGAAGAAACTATATTTCTTACTGAGAAATCTGAGGAATTTGGTCTATCTGAAGGAGAAGCAGAAAAGATCATCCGGCAGGCAGAGCTGCTAGAATTTATCATTCCAAAGAATAGGGTGGATAAAGAAGATCAGTTAGCCGATGCGGTTTACATGTCTATGGTCAATGGGCAGGTACACGCCAAAGAGTACGAGTTATGTTTACAGTTAGCTCAAAGGCTGGGGTTAGAACCAAAAGAAGTAGATCACATGATTGAGTTGATCACAAAACTATGGAACACTCCTCCAACTGGTCTGTAA
- a CDS encoding glycoside hydrolase family 130 protein, which yields MRLTIERKSEKVYPDTKRVIARFFFNGEERARQVIKRVMGLSEKEVFNTISPILQEYSKRHRNITKVLNRHCAKIKYLFPEMGIDFEKIEPFRKLLLGSYFTHEYSIESAAFFNPSIVEDPDQSELEVGEKRIIISFRAVGEGHISSIVFRRALLDKDTNVHVLPAGNYVDEAEIVRGAEYNKKTFFEPALTTHINGQIVDEVEAKLEENFEFTSLRKMVTNVQALQPDTALKREYDKVLWLADSYYELSFSLDTDISDRVIFPISEFERKGIEDARFVRFTEPDGRIVYYATYTAYDGSEIMPKLLRTRNFYDFRVMPLYGAGAHNKNLALFPRKINGQFVMMSRIDGWSNYIMYSSNINVWENPVRMQEPKYSWEFIQIGNCGSPIETEHGWLVITHGVGPMRRYCLGVSLLDLENPSIEIGHLSEPLLIPNKEEREGYVPNVLYSCGSIIHNGKLLIPYGLSDYCSSFATVDLESLLAKLLDTSSAV from the coding sequence ATGAGACTTACCATTGAAAGAAAATCCGAAAAAGTATATCCAGATACCAAGCGTGTAATTGCCCGCTTCTTCTTTAATGGCGAAGAAAGGGCCAGACAAGTTATTAAACGGGTAATGGGCCTGAGCGAAAAAGAAGTTTTTAATACGATTTCACCCATTCTGCAGGAATACTCCAAACGGCATCGCAACATCACAAAGGTACTGAACAGACATTGCGCCAAAATAAAATATCTGTTTCCGGAAATGGGAATTGATTTTGAAAAAATAGAACCTTTCCGCAAATTGTTACTTGGCTCCTACTTTACCCATGAATATTCTATTGAATCAGCGGCATTTTTTAATCCTTCTATCGTAGAGGACCCCGACCAGTCTGAATTGGAGGTGGGAGAAAAACGAATTATTATCAGCTTTAGAGCCGTGGGAGAAGGCCATATCTCCTCTATTGTTTTCAGGCGTGCCTTGCTGGACAAGGATACCAATGTGCATGTATTACCAGCGGGTAATTATGTGGATGAGGCTGAAATTGTACGAGGTGCAGAGTATAACAAAAAAACGTTTTTTGAGCCTGCCCTGACTACCCATATCAACGGGCAGATCGTAGATGAAGTAGAAGCAAAACTGGAGGAAAACTTTGAATTTACTTCGCTGCGGAAGATGGTTACAAACGTGCAGGCATTACAACCAGATACAGCCCTAAAAAGAGAATATGATAAAGTGCTCTGGCTGGCAGATTCCTATTACGAGCTATCCTTTTCGCTGGATACCGATATATCCGACCGGGTTATATTTCCTATTTCGGAGTTTGAGCGTAAAGGCATTGAAGACGCCCGGTTTGTGCGTTTTACGGAGCCAGATGGCCGCATTGTGTATTACGCTACTTATACCGCCTATGATGGTTCTGAAATTATGCCCAAACTGCTGAGAACCCGGAATTTTTACGACTTCCGGGTAATGCCACTCTATGGTGCCGGTGCCCACAATAAAAATCTGGCACTTTTCCCCCGTAAAATTAACGGCCAGTTTGTGATGATGTCGCGGATTGATGGCTGGAGTAATTATATTATGTACTCTAGTAATATCAATGTGTGGGAAAACCCTGTCAGGATGCAGGAGCCTAAATACAGCTGGGAGTTTATTCAGATCGGCAACTGCGGCTCACCCATTGAAACGGAACATGGATGGCTGGTGATTACACATGGTGTAGGTCCGATGCGGCGCTACTGCCTGGGAGTAAGCCTGCTTGATCTGGAAAATCCTTCGATAGAAATAGGTCATTTAAGCGAACCTTTGCTGATTCCCAATAAAGAAGAAAGAGAAGGATACGTGCCCAATGTATTGTATTCCTGCGGTTCCATTATCCATAATGGTAAACTGCTGATTCCCTATGGCCTGTCTGATTATTGTTCTTCTTTTGCAACGGTAGATCTGGAATCTCTGCTTGCTAAACTGCTGGATACATCTTCAGCGGTTTAA
- a CDS encoding glycosyltransferase family 4 protein: MRVAVLAPVAWRTPPRHYGPWEQVASNVVEGLVELGIDVTLFATADSVTSGKLNAVVAKGYEEDREQDAKVLECLHISNLMEKAAEFDMIHNHFDFLPLTYSGLIRTPMVTTIHGFSSERIIPVYQKYAASSHYVSISHADRSPLLPYIATVFNGLRVSDFSFTAQPEDYLLFFGRIHPDKGTSEAIEIARRSNKRLFIAGIIQDQECFQEKVQPFLNDDIVFLGQAGPEQRNQLLGNALALLHPIRFNEPFGLSVAEAMLCGTPVIAFNKGAMPELIQSGYTGFLVDTVNQAVEAVGHIAQIHRSNCREWAISNFSQQKMANDYLSVYRQILNR; this comes from the coding sequence ATGAGAGTCGCCGTACTTGCTCCTGTAGCCTGGCGAACGCCTCCCAGGCATTATGGTCCCTGGGAGCAGGTCGCTTCTAATGTAGTGGAAGGTTTGGTGGAACTGGGAATAGATGTTACCCTCTTTGCAACTGCTGATTCTGTGACAAGTGGTAAATTAAATGCCGTTGTAGCGAAAGGGTATGAGGAAGACCGGGAACAAGATGCCAAAGTGCTGGAATGTCTGCACATCAGTAATCTGATGGAAAAAGCAGCGGAATTTGATATGATTCATAACCATTTCGATTTCCTGCCGCTTACTTATTCGGGATTGATTCGTACGCCGATGGTAACGACTATTCATGGGTTTTCATCCGAAAGGATTATTCCGGTATACCAGAAATATGCTGCCAGCTCGCATTATGTATCCATCAGCCATGCTGACCGCAGCCCTTTACTCCCATATATTGCTACCGTGTTTAATGGACTCCGGGTGAGTGATTTTTCCTTTACTGCACAACCGGAGGATTATTTATTGTTTTTTGGCCGCATCCACCCAGACAAGGGTACATCAGAAGCCATTGAGATTGCCCGGAGAAGCAATAAGCGTTTATTTATCGCAGGAATAATTCAGGATCAGGAATGTTTTCAGGAGAAAGTACAGCCATTTTTAAATGATGATATTGTATTTCTTGGCCAGGCTGGGCCAGAGCAACGCAATCAATTGCTGGGCAATGCCCTGGCACTTTTACATCCTATCCGTTTTAATGAACCCTTTGGTTTAAGTGTAGCAGAAGCTATGCTTTGTGGCACACCGGTTATTGCCTTCAACAAAGGCGCTATGCCCGAACTGATCCAGTCTGGCTATACAGGTTTTCTGGTTGATACAGTAAACCAGGCGGTAGAAGCTGTTGGGCATATTGCTCAGATTCACCGCTCAAACTGCCGGGAATGGGCGATTTCTAATTTTTCGCAGCAAAAAATGGCGAATGACTACCTAAGCGTTTACCGGCAGATTTTAAACCGCTGA
- a CDS encoding glycosyltransferase family 4 protein has translation MKIAYISTYLPRACGIATFNNNVVKAILANQPVNGQSGQESSFGIAMNDSDELDEYEYPDEVKFVIRQDRQKDYIMAATYINTSDADVCLLEHEFGIFGGESGIYILPLLHRLEKPLITVLHTILQEPSYTQKIIIQEIAQRSAKLIVMSRRGIEFLTTIYQIPLEKIQFIEHGVPDLEAPKVNPLHTVSPFRNHRVLFSFGLLSRNKGLETVIKALPAIVAKHPEVVYVVLGNTHPGVVRSSGEEYREQLKLLAIQLKVDKHLIFINKFVSEAELINYLTAAAIYITPYNNEAQITSGTLSYAIGAGAAVVSTPYWHAVELLAENRGRLFGFKDAEALAKAVTELLDDSAKLKELQANAYQYGLHLRWPTIGGEYLQAIEEGISQAEITQEKLLQIVDPEIIPEFSLAHVRRLTDDTGIVQHAKYGIPNLKEGYCLDDNARALIMALMAYQRNKSKEALDLLPIYLSYIHYLQRDDGNFRNFLSFTRQYLDEIGSEDSFGRTVWALGYLINCAPNNSYREFAGELFSRSVPHFKQLHHLRGIGNTIIGIAYYLKTHPDDEGMVKELVHLTTSLLEAYQLHKQDTWHWFEDKLTYDNAILPLALLHSCEITGDEQVKQVAMESLSFLDKLSFRNGFLSPVGNQGWYSQGEKMPLFDQQAIETMAMVLMYLQAYQTTHQPEFIEKMFVSYRWFLGENILRVPLYDHETRGCCDGLQQTAINRNQGAESTLAYLISHLTVLKALEIEYEYDQAGNTLVPAL, from the coding sequence ATGAAAATCGCCTATATCTCCACTTATTTACCACGTGCCTGTGGTATCGCCACTTTTAATAATAATGTGGTCAAAGCTATCCTGGCGAATCAACCTGTGAATGGACAGAGCGGACAGGAAAGCAGTTTTGGGATAGCCATGAATGATTCTGATGAGTTAGATGAATACGAATACCCAGATGAAGTCAAGTTTGTCATCAGGCAGGACCGCCAGAAGGATTATATTATGGCCGCTACGTATATTAACACCAGTGATGCCGATGTTTGCCTGTTGGAGCATGAATTTGGTATTTTTGGCGGTGAAAGCGGCATCTATATCCTACCCTTACTCCACCGACTGGAAAAACCTCTTATTACCGTACTGCATACCATTTTGCAGGAGCCTTCCTATACACAGAAAATTATTATTCAGGAAATTGCCCAGCGGTCTGCCAAACTGATTGTGATGAGCCGCAGGGGTATTGAATTTTTGACTACAATTTACCAGATACCGCTTGAGAAAATACAATTCATTGAACATGGGGTACCAGACCTGGAAGCACCTAAAGTAAATCCCCTACATACGGTTTCGCCTTTCCGCAATCACCGGGTACTCTTCAGCTTTGGTCTGCTGAGCCGCAACAAAGGATTGGAAACCGTAATTAAAGCCTTACCAGCCATTGTGGCAAAACATCCGGAAGTGGTATATGTGGTATTAGGCAATACACACCCGGGCGTTGTACGCAGTTCCGGAGAGGAATACCGGGAACAGTTAAAACTGCTGGCAATCCAGCTTAAAGTAGACAAGCACCTGATATTCATTAATAAATTTGTTTCAGAAGCTGAACTGATTAATTATCTCACGGCGGCCGCCATTTATATTACGCCCTATAACAATGAAGCGCAAATCACAAGTGGCACCTTATCCTATGCCATAGGCGCAGGTGCTGCCGTAGTATCCACTCCTTACTGGCATGCGGTTGAGTTACTGGCCGAAAACAGGGGCCGGCTGTTTGGGTTTAAAGATGCAGAAGCACTGGCAAAAGCAGTAACTGAGTTGTTAGACGATAGTGCCAAATTAAAAGAGTTGCAAGCGAATGCCTATCAATATGGACTTCACCTGCGTTGGCCCACCATCGGTGGAGAATATTTACAGGCCATAGAAGAAGGCATTTCTCAGGCAGAAATAACCCAGGAGAAACTACTCCAGATTGTAGACCCGGAAATTATTCCTGAATTTAGCCTGGCACATGTACGCCGGCTAACCGATGATACCGGCATTGTACAGCATGCTAAATATGGCATTCCAAACCTCAAAGAAGGTTACTGCCTCGATGACAATGCCCGGGCATTGATCATGGCACTAATGGCTTATCAGCGCAATAAAAGCAAAGAAGCTCTTGACCTGCTCCCTATTTATTTGAGTTACATACATTATTTGCAGCGAGATGATGGCAACTTCCGCAATTTTCTTAGTTTCACCCGCCAGTACCTGGATGAAATAGGCTCTGAAGATTCTTTTGGCCGGACGGTGTGGGCCTTGGGTTATCTGATCAATTGTGCTCCCAATAATTCATACCGCGAATTTGCCGGGGAGCTATTTTCCAGGTCGGTGCCTCATTTTAAACAACTGCACCACCTGCGAGGCATCGGTAACACCATCATTGGCATTGCCTATTATCTGAAAACACATCCGGATGACGAGGGTATGGTGAAAGAACTGGTACATCTGACAACCTCATTACTGGAAGCCTATCAGCTTCATAAGCAAGATACCTGGCACTGGTTTGAAGATAAGCTTACCTACGACAACGCTATTTTACCTCTGGCCCTGCTTCATTCCTGTGAAATTACCGGCGATGAACAGGTAAAACAAGTGGCCATGGAATCATTGAGCTTTCTGGATAAGCTGAGCTTCCGTAATGGATTTCTGAGCCCGGTTGGTAACCAGGGATGGTATAGCCAGGGCGAAAAAATGCCCTTATTTGATCAGCAAGCCATTGAAACGATGGCCATGGTGTTAATGTATTTGCAGGCGTATCAAACCACACATCAACCCGAGTTTATTGAGAAAATGTTTGTCAGCTACCGGTGGTTTCTGGGAGAAAATATCCTGCGGGTGCCTTTGTATGATCATGAAACCAGAGGATGCTGTGATGGCTTGCAGCAAACCGCCATTAACCGGAACCAGGGCGCAGAAAGTACACTGGCTTACCTGATTTCTCATTTAACGGTGCTAAAAGCCCTGGAAATTGAATATGAATACGACCAGGCCGGAAATACACTGGTACCTGCTTTATGA
- a CDS encoding fatty acid desaturase family protein translates to MSKVTFNNKQSPFFKSLKEKVDQYFASNHLHPSGNNTLLIKGLIQVSSAILLYILLVFFTPAPLIAVALCMLLGMNLALIGFNIMHEGGHQSFSKHAWLNSTSAYFLNVLGGNTYFWKVKHNINHHTYTNIEGMDSDIDVKPFMRLHQSQPLYKIHRFQHFYFFLLYGISYITWVFYHDFEKYFTGKIAANGVSQPLEKKEHYIFWLTKVCYIFFYLVLPILMVGFIKTIIGFLIVTVVCGLFIAVVFQLAHVVEGTHFPVLEKDINKIEQEWAIHQVSTTANFATNSKITSWLLGGLNFQVEHHLFPRVSHIHYPKINEFVKQTCQEFNVTYIEHPSVLKALHSHWLYIRKLGNA, encoded by the coding sequence ATGTCCAAGGTAACCTTCAATAATAAGCAAAGTCCCTTCTTTAAGTCATTAAAAGAAAAAGTAGACCAGTACTTTGCCAGTAACCACCTTCATCCTTCTGGTAATAATACTCTATTGATAAAAGGGCTGATCCAAGTTTCTTCTGCTATCCTACTATATATTCTTCTTGTTTTCTTTACACCGGCTCCGTTAATTGCTGTTGCATTATGCATGTTGCTAGGTATGAATCTGGCCCTTATCGGCTTTAATATTATGCATGAAGGCGGCCATCAGAGCTTTTCTAAACATGCCTGGCTCAACAGTACTTCTGCTTATTTTCTGAATGTGCTGGGAGGAAATACTTACTTCTGGAAGGTGAAGCATAATATAAACCATCATACCTATACTAATATTGAAGGAATGGATTCTGATATAGATGTAAAGCCTTTTATGCGCTTACACCAGAGCCAGCCTTTATATAAGATTCATCGGTTCCAGCACTTTTACTTTTTCCTGCTTTATGGCATTTCTTATATCACCTGGGTATTTTATCATGATTTTGAAAAGTATTTTACTGGCAAAATTGCGGCTAATGGGGTTTCACAACCCTTAGAAAAGAAAGAACATTATATTTTCTGGCTTACCAAAGTATGCTATATATTCTTCTATCTGGTATTGCCCATACTCATGGTTGGATTTATAAAAACGATCATCGGCTTTCTAATTGTTACCGTTGTTTGTGGGCTGTTTATTGCTGTAGTTTTTCAGCTGGCACATGTGGTAGAAGGCACGCATTTCCCCGTTCTTGAAAAAGATATAAATAAAATTGAGCAGGAATGGGCCATACACCAGGTAAGTACAACGGCTAACTTTGCCACCAATAGTAAAATAACTTCCTGGCTGCTGGGTGGGTTAAATTTTCAGGTAGAACATCATTTATTTCCCAGGGTAAGCCACATACACTATCCTAAAATCAATGAGTTTGTAAAACAGACTTGCCAGGAGTTTAATGTCACCTATATAGAACACCCTTCTGTGCTGAAGGCCCTGCATTCCCACTGGTTATACATCCGAAAACTAGGGAATGCTTAA
- a CDS encoding IS630 family transposase — protein sequence MQNKEAYEQKVKRLHALLYLAQTGSIDLYFGDESGFCLTPCVPYGWIKKGEHAPILSQRSTRINVFGLLSTNNELLTYQKSGSLNADFIIECVEAFSTSISKFTVIVLDNASWHTCGLWEVKKEEWEQKGLYIFLLPKYSPHLNRIERFWKQVKYHWLKAEDYLSVEALKEALYTIFSGLGTYFKLDFKKLEVDENIILNCV from the coding sequence TTGCAAAACAAAGAAGCATATGAGCAGAAAGTCAAGCGATTACATGCTTTGCTTTATTTGGCACAGACAGGCAGTATAGATTTATATTTTGGAGACGAATCAGGGTTTTGCCTTACCCCTTGTGTACCTTATGGATGGATCAAAAAAGGCGAACACGCCCCTATTTTATCCCAAAGAAGTACAAGGATAAATGTATTTGGCTTGTTAAGTACAAATAATGAGTTGCTTACTTATCAGAAAAGTGGGAGTCTAAACGCTGACTTTATCATTGAATGTGTAGAGGCCTTCTCAACATCTATTTCCAAGTTTACTGTCATAGTCTTAGACAACGCCTCCTGGCATACATGTGGCCTATGGGAAGTCAAAAAAGAAGAATGGGAACAGAAAGGATTATACATCTTTTTGCTGCCTAAGTATAGTCCTCATCTTAACAGGATCGAACGATTTTGGAAGCAGGTGAAATATCATTGGCTCAAAGCCGAAGACTATCTGTCTGTAGAAGCGCTTAAGGAGGCACTTTATACCATCTTTTCAGGATTGGGTACTTACTTTAAACTTGATTTTAAAAAACTTGAAGTAGATGAAAATATTATACTTAATTGTGTTTAA
- a CDS encoding helix-turn-helix domain-containing protein, translated as MRYIKKITDKQKQDLEKIHKDSKSYQERNRCQCILLSNQGYQVQKLASIFQVSQLSIYKWFDRFEKTGVVGLKNQKGKGRKPILTTSNATHVEVVENSIEKEKQQLKLAKREIEAKLGTAMSEMTLKRFLKKLTTDGNVSVNG; from the coding sequence ATGCGTTATATCAAGAAGATTACAGACAAGCAAAAACAAGACTTAGAGAAGATTCATAAAGATAGTAAAAGTTATCAGGAACGTAACCGTTGCCAATGTATACTGTTATCCAATCAAGGCTATCAAGTACAGAAGTTAGCAAGCATTTTTCAAGTAAGTCAGTTAAGTATTTATAAGTGGTTTGATCGCTTTGAGAAAACAGGTGTGGTAGGGTTAAAGAACCAAAAAGGGAAAGGCAGAAAACCCATCCTTACTACCAGTAATGCTACCCATGTTGAAGTAGTGGAAAATAGCATAGAGAAAGAAAAACAACAACTTAAATTAGCTAAGCGAGAGATAGAAGCTAAATTAGGCACGGCTATGAGTGAGATGACCTTGAAGCGGTTTTTAAAAAAATTGACTACCGATGGAAACGTTTCCGTAAATGGATAA
- a CDS encoding AI-2E family transporter, which translates to MTAKENKISLPLTIASVLLIITLLVYGMMAMRAVLIPLAFSILLAIILYPLCRRLEKWKIGRIWAIIICLIVATVLVGGVITFISMQIMAFSNDLPQLIGRANQLLEIVQVWVEQTFNVKQSNQIPLLKNSLTEWAKTHGALFASTISATTSTLGSLLLLPVFIFFFLLYRNFFTHFFHKVFNNTPVASINTLLKKVQKVVQSYVLGLGLVILIIAGLNILGLLLLGIEYAIFFGLLGALLTIIPYVGIFIGSLLPILMSLLTKDSVWYAVGVAGVFFLVQVLEGNFITPNVVGSKVSVNPLAAIVGLILGGMLWGAAGMILALPFIAVLKVIFDSVESLEPYGYLLGESVEVTTQNKDLTENLSGRIQAAIKKQSNSKLKN; encoded by the coding sequence ATGACAGCCAAAGAAAACAAGATCAGCCTTCCGCTTACCATTGCCAGTGTATTACTTATCATTACATTATTGGTATATGGAATGATGGCTATGCGGGCAGTGTTGATTCCTCTTGCCTTCTCTATTCTGCTTGCAATCATTTTATATCCCCTTTGCCGGCGGCTTGAAAAGTGGAAAATAGGCCGCATATGGGCAATTATTATTTGCCTAATTGTAGCCACCGTTCTGGTAGGTGGGGTGATTACTTTTATTTCTATGCAAATTATGGCATTTTCTAATGATTTGCCCCAGCTCATCGGAAGAGCCAATCAACTTCTGGAAATTGTACAGGTATGGGTAGAACAGACGTTTAATGTTAAGCAATCCAATCAGATTCCCTTACTAAAGAATTCCTTAACTGAATGGGCCAAAACACATGGGGCATTATTTGCCAGTACGATTTCAGCCACTACCTCTACACTTGGAAGCTTATTGCTGCTGCCTGTCTTCATATTTTTCTTTTTGTTGTACCGCAATTTTTTTACTCACTTCTTTCACAAAGTTTTTAATAATACACCAGTAGCAAGTATAAATACCTTACTCAAAAAAGTGCAGAAAGTGGTGCAAAGCTATGTATTAGGACTTGGCCTGGTCATTTTAATTATAGCTGGTTTAAATATTCTTGGATTGTTGTTATTAGGCATTGAATATGCCATTTTCTTCGGTTTGCTGGGTGCTTTACTTACCATTATTCCCTATGTGGGTATCTTTATTGGATCACTTCTTCCAATCCTGATGAGCCTGCTTACCAAAGATTCAGTGTGGTATGCGGTGGGGGTAGCCGGAGTTTTTTTTCTGGTTCAGGTACTGGAGGGCAATTTTATTACTCCCAATGTAGTAGGCTCTAAAGTAAGTGTAAATCCGCTAGCTGCCATTGTAGGTTTAATTCTGGGAGGAATGTTGTGGGGAGCTGCCGGAATGATACTGGCCTTGCCTTTTATCGCTGTTCTTAAAGTAATATTCGATTCGGTAGAAAGCCTGGAACCTTATGGGTATTTGCTGGGCGAGTCTGTAGAAGTAACTACTCAGAATAAAGATTTAACTGAAAATTTATCCGGCCGAATTCAGGCAGCTATAAAAAAACAATCTAATTCAAAGCTAAAAAATTGA
- a CDS encoding porin family protein yields the protein MKPAKKSIINTWVTGSLFTACLLTAAFSANAQDDRQFRFGVKGGVNVSNLYIDEVNDEKSKVGLHAGVWMKAPIGEFFAIQPELLWSSKGTKIGTYQNIPFAQDGQVRFNLNYVDLPVLASLTLGPISIQAGPYVSYLFNANVKNLKQDLTTDSVLELDRSDFNAVDYGLAGGLALDIKGFQIGLRYNYGLREIGKSDIAGQITRNAKNSVAQAFIGIGF from the coding sequence ATGAAACCAGCTAAAAAATCAATTATTAATACATGGGTTACAGGCAGCCTTTTTACTGCCTGCTTATTAACCGCAGCATTCTCTGCCAACGCACAGGATGACCGGCAATTCCGCTTTGGCGTGAAAGGGGGAGTTAACGTTTCTAACCTATATATAGATGAGGTTAACGATGAGAAGTCGAAAGTCGGCTTGCATGCCGGTGTATGGATGAAAGCACCTATCGGAGAATTTTTTGCCATTCAGCCAGAATTGCTATGGTCATCGAAAGGAACTAAAATCGGAACGTATCAAAATATTCCCTTTGCACAAGACGGACAGGTGAGATTCAACCTCAATTATGTAGACTTACCAGTATTAGCTTCGCTTACCTTAGGCCCTATCAGCATTCAGGCTGGTCCTTACGTTTCCTATTTATTTAATGCGAATGTGAAGAATTTAAAACAAGACCTGACCACCGACTCCGTGCTAGAGCTGGACAGAAGTGATTTTAACGCCGTAGATTATGGACTGGCAGGAGGTTTAGCCCTGGATATAAAAGGATTTCAGATAGGGCTCCGGTACAATTATGGCCTGAGAGAAATTGGCAAGAGTGACATTGCCGGGCAGATCACCCGAAATGCTAAAAATTCTGTTGCCCAGGCTTTTATCGGGATAGGTTTTTAA
- a CDS encoding response regulator: MGKTILLIEQSQEGLQHTGEVLELASYEVLHAHNGAQGIEMAIQSFPDLILCDIMMPELDGFGILHILKKNPLTERIPFIFMSEKDKKGDFRKGMSAGADDYLIKPFEDVNFLEAVEMQLQKMDLQQAEVRKNVHSSDEFPEETRGLNELQVFLADKYRTIAYKKKQVLFSEGELPTCLYYINYGKVKVFKTDHSGNEYITHISREGEYIGYSNLLEGTAYSTTAEAMEDAQVCTIRNQDFLFLLHHNHDIANQFIKMLSSDLIQQEIRMLSLAYHSVRKRVAEALLLFQSKYHPEGINSLEMVISREDLSNLVGASKETVIRVLSDFKDEQLVKTTKNSITILNFNKLMRMKN, from the coding sequence ATGGGGAAGACAATTTTATTAATTGAACAGAGTCAGGAAGGTTTGCAACACACCGGTGAGGTTCTGGAACTGGCCAGTTACGAGGTATTGCATGCCCACAATGGCGCACAAGGCATTGAAATGGCGATACAATCATTCCCCGATCTCATCCTCTGCGACATTATGATGCCTGAACTGGATGGTTTTGGCATACTGCATATCCTTAAAAAAAACCCGCTTACCGAGCGTATTCCTTTTATTTTCATGAGTGAAAAAGATAAAAAAGGGGATTTTAGAAAAGGAATGAGTGCAGGGGCAGATGATTATCTGATTAAACCTTTTGAAGATGTTAACTTCCTGGAAGCGGTAGAAATGCAGTTACAAAAGATGGATCTCCAGCAGGCAGAAGTCCGGAAGAATGTCCATTCATCCGATGAATTTCCTGAGGAAACCAGGGGATTGAATGAGTTGCAGGTATTTCTGGCAGATAAATACCGCACCATCGCCTATAAGAAAAAGCAGGTATTGTTTTCTGAAGGAGAGCTCCCCACTTGTTTATACTATATTAATTATGGCAAAGTAAAGGTTTTCAAAACAGACCACTCCGGCAATGAATACATTACTCATATCAGCCGCGAAGGGGAATATATAGGATATAGTAATTTGCTGGAAGGAACTGCGTATTCCACCACTGCCGAGGCCATGGAAGATGCGCAGGTATGTACCATCCGCAATCAGGATTTTCTTTTTTTACTCCACCACAACCACGATATAGCCAACCAGTTTATCAAAATGCTTTCTTCTGACCTGATACAACAGGAAATACGGATGCTGAGCCTGGCTTACCATTCGGTACGGAAAAGAGTAGCCGAAGCCTTGCTGCTGTTTCAAAGCAAATACCATCCGGAAGGCATAAATTCCCTGGAGATGGTCATTTCCAGGGAAGATTTATCCAACCTGGTAGGTGCTTCCAAAGAAACAGTGATCCGGGTGTTAAGCGATTTTAAAGATGAACAACTTGTGAAAACGACCAAAAACAGCATTACCATTCTGAACTTCAATAAATTAATGCGGATGAAAAACTAA